A part of Manduca sexta isolate Smith_Timp_Sample1 chromosome 10, JHU_Msex_v1.0, whole genome shotgun sequence genomic DNA contains:
- the LOC115441826 gene encoding ommochrome-binding protein-like, with protein sequence MKIIQIMKTTYLILMLTLVESKYLNKLCDLPTNDPTKQCYVKEALFSISHSPNQLAVDKSTNTLYFSFDTGQGEYIPALLKIDTRKLTVLQGIKDAFAIASSPGEMYFGGSYGIYKYDTIKRNLWRLNVPNLDIWWLFIKKNIHFIKFPSLNAYSYSNRTVKEMKAFRSNIVHQFVIDKNDNLFFINSTGLYGIKSGTNVALLLKNSPRFIGMAIDHKNVVHVCSEEGIYVVRKMIQKVKKIISIQGVLGMTFDKVNNLIYSDSHELVRLIPMAKGTYVSNGI encoded by the coding sequence ATGAAgataatacaaataatgaaaACGACATACTTAATACTGATGCTAACACTAGTGGAGTCTAAGTATCTAAACAAGTTGTGCGACCTGCCCACGAACGATCCAACGAAGCAGTGTTACGTGAAGGAGGCTCTCTTCTCCATCAGTCACAGCCCCAACCAATTAGCTGTCGATAAATCAACAAACACTCTTTACTTTAGCTTCGATACGGGGCAGGGTGAATACATACCGGCACTCCTGAAGATCGATACGAGAAAACTAACTGTGTTACAGGGCATCAAAGACGCTTTTGCGATAGCAAGCAGCCCAGGTGAAATGTACTTCGGAGGCAGCTAcggtatatataaatatgacacGATCAAGAGAAATCTCTGGAGGCTGAACGTGCCTAACTTGGATATATGGTGGttgttcataaaaaagaatattcatttcatcaaatttcCAAGTTTGAATGCATATTCCTACTCAAATAGAACTGTTAAGGAAATGAAAGCATTTAGGTCGAATATTGTTCATCAATTTGTAATTGATAAGAACGataatttgttctttattaaCAGCACTGGACTCTACGGGATCAAGAGTGGTACGAACGTTGCCTTACTTTTGAAGAACAGTCCTAGGTTTATTGGAATGGCTATAGATCATAAGAATGTGGTACATGTGTGCAGTGAAGAAGGGATTTACGTTGTTAGGAAAATGATACAAAAGGTAAAGAAAATTATCAGCATCCAAGGAGTTCTCGGAATGACGTTCGATAAGGTGAACAATTTGATATATTCAGATTCACATGAGCTAGTGCGTTTAATCCCCATGGCTAAGGGGACTTATGTTAGCAAtggtatataa